A region of Salinibacter sp. 10B DNA encodes the following proteins:
- a CDS encoding metal-dependent hydrolase, with protein sequence MASRVPRARWRLLDHSYLYIVTAFMAGYKGHLAGATLFAIGYLAALGYAFSIDIAYRQYTALEQVGYPLALVVLTLLFGLWPDVDTNSKGQQIFYTIFFVTDVFLIVTERFRAAAYLGLVALLPVLSRHRGWTHTWWAMLLVPSPFLILPYLHMPERPLIGLPFYGAAVTGYLSHLVIDWIT encoded by the coding sequence ATGGCCTCTCGCGTCCCGCGTGCTCGCTGGAGGCTACTCGACCATTCTTACTTGTATATCGTCACCGCTTTCATGGCAGGCTATAAGGGACATCTTGCCGGTGCGACGCTCTTTGCCATCGGGTATCTCGCCGCGCTCGGATACGCATTTTCCATCGACATTGCCTACCGGCAGTACACAGCCCTGGAACAGGTGGGGTATCCCCTGGCCCTGGTGGTACTGACGTTGCTCTTCGGCCTGTGGCCGGATGTGGATACGAATTCGAAGGGACAGCAGATCTTCTACACGATCTTCTTTGTGACCGACGTATTTCTCATCGTGACGGAGCGGTTTCGGGCGGCAGCATACCTGGGCCTTGTGGCGCTGCTGCCCGTGCTGAGTCGTCACCGGGGATGGACGCACACCTGGTGGGCGATGCTACTGGTGCCATCGCCGTTTCTCATCCTCCCGTACCTGCACATGCCGGAGCGTCCCCTCATTGGGCTTCCCTTCTACGGGGCCGCCGTGACGGGCTATTTGAGTCACCTCGTAATCGATTGGATTACGTGA
- a CDS encoding VOC family protein: MFQSQTVTVLAVLSLVGAFGLAGFAFQDEEASASADPTVDVGVVVNDLEASLQFYREVLGMEQRRTIDITEDFGRRSGLTGGAPTEIRVLTLGDGDAATEWKLMAFEEDAAAVDESDITDAQGMQYITLQVDRLGPYLERARTHGIEPRGETPIALGDENHFLLLQAPEGTFVELIGPLKQ, encoded by the coding sequence ATGTTTCAGTCTCAGACCGTAACTGTCCTCGCCGTCCTTAGTCTCGTTGGGGCATTCGGCCTCGCAGGATTTGCGTTTCAGGACGAGGAGGCTTCGGCCTCGGCCGATCCGACCGTCGACGTAGGGGTCGTGGTCAACGATCTCGAGGCCTCTCTTCAGTTTTACCGAGAGGTGTTAGGGATGGAGCAGCGCCGGACCATCGACATCACCGAGGATTTTGGGCGTCGCTCTGGTCTTACCGGTGGCGCTCCGACCGAGATTCGCGTTCTCACTCTGGGAGACGGTGACGCAGCCACCGAGTGGAAGCTCATGGCCTTTGAAGAGGACGCCGCGGCGGTGGACGAATCCGACATCACCGACGCGCAGGGCATGCAGTATATTACACTCCAGGTTGATCGGTTGGGGCCGTATCTGGAGCGAGCGCGAACACACGGAATCGAGCCCCGGGGGGAAACGCCGATTGCACTGGGCGACGAGAACCATTTCCTCCTTCTCCAGGCTCCGGAAGGGACGTTTGTCGAGCTCATTGGGCCACTCAAGCAGTAG
- a CDS encoding AAA family ATPase, which produces MLKTIPVLNNKGGVGKTTTSVNVAAGLARRGRNVLLVDLDSQGSASVSLGVPQSNLSPSVADVLFGEHSIEDAIRSTSLDNLDLLTGALELANADVRLNQHERGQYRLADVLREVDDQYQSILIDCAPSTSILSVNALVAADAFLIPVTPSYLALEGVVSLGEVVRRVRQNIGEAAPILGIALTMVDWSGTQVDDAITQLRNHYGGKVFDTEIRADPVLADAPSRNLDIFRYAPDSQGAEDYARLVNEIEERLQRYGSVYDSVSSREGNESPVPSTEEPSAP; this is translated from the coding sequence ATGCTCAAAACGATTCCCGTCCTCAACAACAAAGGCGGTGTCGGCAAAACAACCACTTCCGTCAACGTAGCGGCCGGATTAGCCCGCCGAGGCCGCAACGTTCTGTTGGTCGATCTTGACAGCCAAGGCTCCGCGTCGGTTTCACTTGGCGTCCCTCAAAGCAACCTCTCCCCTTCCGTGGCCGATGTGCTCTTTGGGGAGCATTCCATAGAGGACGCCATCCGGTCGACCTCTCTCGACAACCTGGATCTGCTAACGGGCGCACTGGAACTCGCCAATGCCGACGTGCGCCTGAATCAGCACGAGCGGGGGCAGTATCGTCTGGCAGATGTCCTCCGAGAGGTGGATGACCAGTACCAGTCTATCCTCATCGACTGTGCTCCCTCCACGTCCATCCTCTCGGTAAACGCCCTCGTGGCGGCCGATGCTTTCCTCATTCCCGTTACGCCCTCCTATCTGGCGCTCGAAGGCGTAGTCAGCCTCGGGGAAGTCGTGCGCCGTGTGCGACAGAACATCGGCGAGGCCGCTCCCATCCTCGGTATCGCTCTTACAATGGTGGACTGGAGTGGGACGCAGGTCGACGACGCCATCACCCAGTTGCGCAACCACTACGGCGGCAAGGTCTTCGACACGGAGATTCGGGCAGATCCCGTTCTCGCGGATGCTCCCAGTCGCAACCTCGACATCTTTCGGTACGCCCCCGATTCCCAAGGAGCAGAAGACTATGCCCGTCTCGTCAACGAAATTGAAGAACGGCTCCAGCGCTACGGATCGGTATACGATTCCGTATCGTCTCGAGAAGGGAATGAATCCCCTGTGCCCTCTACGGAGGAGCCCTCAGCCCCCTAA
- a CDS encoding RNA methyltransferase has protein sequence MPDPLSNRRRKAIAALTRRRGRRQHNQTLIEGPRALASALDAGAPLVDCVVTKAALDDPEVQSLLDRLSVPVSVTDVETMGTLTDVQTPQGIVAVVERRLMEPDDLLPQLGAESTLLLLDGVQDPGNVGTLVRTAAWFGASGVVAGPGTAGLYGPKVMRAATGGHWSLALARTDAPGPLLDRLRRTGWGLYGADLQGVQADEWTPRRPSALVLGSEAHGLSPAVLDRLDTPVSIPGAPHRPAAESLNVAVAGGILIYEWMGG, from the coding sequence ATGCCGGACCCGCTGTCCAATCGTCGCCGAAAAGCCATTGCCGCTCTCACCCGTCGCCGGGGACGTCGGCAACACAATCAGACGCTCATTGAGGGGCCTCGGGCCTTAGCGTCGGCCCTGGACGCCGGGGCCCCGCTCGTGGACTGCGTCGTAACGAAAGCGGCCCTGGACGATCCAGAGGTGCAGTCTCTTCTTGATCGTCTCTCCGTGCCGGTGTCGGTCACCGACGTGGAGACGATGGGGACCCTCACGGACGTGCAAACGCCGCAGGGCATTGTGGCGGTGGTGGAGCGACGGTTGATGGAGCCGGACGATCTGCTTCCTCAGCTCGGAGCGGAGTCTACGCTCCTGCTTCTGGACGGAGTGCAGGATCCGGGAAATGTAGGCACCCTGGTGCGGACGGCGGCGTGGTTCGGGGCGTCTGGCGTCGTGGCGGGGCCGGGCACGGCCGGGCTGTATGGACCGAAGGTCATGCGGGCGGCCACTGGGGGACACTGGAGTCTGGCCCTGGCCCGTACCGACGCCCCCGGCCCACTGTTGGACCGGTTACGTCGGACGGGATGGGGACTGTACGGGGCGGACCTCCAGGGAGTGCAGGCCGACGAGTGGACTCCGCGTCGACCGTCCGCTCTCGTGCTCGGCAGTGAGGCACACGGCCTCAGCCCGGCCGTGCTCGATCGCCTCGATACGCCCGTGTCCATTCCCGGCGCGCCCCATCGCCCTGCTGCCGAATCCCTCAACGTGGCCGTCGCGGGAGGAATTCTCATCTATGAATGGATGGGGGGATGA
- the serS gene encoding serine--tRNA ligase, whose protein sequence is MLDIDTVRNDPQRVKEAIRAKDTGSPDMVDELLDVDEARRSAITKKEDAQARKNDLSSEIGALKREGKDEEAQKRIDETGRLKDEIDALKDEVEEAETKQRELLLKIPNVPHPSVPVGATEDDNEVEETLGDKPEFDFEPAPHWELTDQHDLVDFERGAKVTGSGFPFYTGRGARLQRALQNFFLERARDRGYREIQAPLFVNPESAEGTGQLPDKDDLMYRIPRDDFFPIPTAEVPLTNFHRDEILDGDDLPLKYCGYTPCWRREAGSYGSDVRGLNRLHQFDKVELVHIVHPDESYRALESLLSDAESALDALGLPYRRLLMCTGDMGFTQAKKYDLEVWSAGQERWLEVSSVSNFEAFQARRMQIRYRPEPEAKPRLVHTLNGSGLAFPRIVAALLENNQQADGTIELPEVLHPYTGFAQIA, encoded by the coding sequence ATGCTCGACATCGACACTGTCCGCAACGACCCTCAGCGCGTAAAGGAGGCCATCCGGGCCAAGGACACTGGCTCGCCCGACATGGTGGACGAGCTGCTGGACGTGGACGAGGCACGGCGCTCGGCCATAACGAAGAAGGAAGACGCCCAGGCCCGCAAGAACGACCTCTCGTCTGAGATCGGGGCGCTGAAGCGCGAGGGCAAAGACGAGGAGGCGCAGAAGCGCATCGACGAGACGGGCCGATTGAAGGACGAAATCGACGCGCTGAAGGACGAGGTGGAAGAGGCTGAAACGAAGCAGCGCGAACTGCTGCTCAAAATTCCGAACGTGCCGCATCCCAGTGTGCCCGTGGGGGCCACGGAGGACGACAACGAGGTGGAGGAGACCCTCGGAGACAAGCCCGAGTTTGACTTCGAGCCGGCCCCACACTGGGAGCTCACCGACCAGCACGACCTCGTGGACTTCGAGCGGGGAGCAAAGGTGACGGGCAGCGGCTTTCCATTCTATACCGGCCGTGGTGCCCGGCTACAGCGCGCCCTCCAAAACTTCTTTCTCGAACGAGCGCGCGATCGTGGTTATCGAGAAATTCAGGCGCCCCTCTTCGTCAACCCTGAAAGCGCCGAGGGCACCGGCCAGCTGCCGGACAAAGACGACCTGATGTACCGCATTCCCCGGGACGACTTTTTCCCCATCCCCACGGCGGAGGTCCCCCTCACCAATTTCCACCGCGACGAGATCCTGGACGGGGACGACCTCCCGCTCAAATACTGCGGCTACACGCCCTGCTGGCGCCGCGAGGCCGGCAGCTACGGCTCGGACGTGCGCGGCCTGAACCGCCTGCACCAGTTCGACAAGGTAGAGCTCGTCCATATCGTGCACCCGGACGAGAGCTACCGCGCCCTCGAATCGCTGCTGTCAGACGCCGAGAGCGCTCTCGATGCCCTCGGCCTTCCCTACCGGCGCCTTCTCATGTGCACCGGCGACATGGGCTTCACCCAAGCGAAGAAATACGATCTGGAGGTGTGGAGCGCCGGTCAGGAGCGCTGGCTGGAGGTATCGTCCGTTTCCAATTTTGAGGCCTTCCAGGCCCGCCGCATGCAGATCCGATACCGCCCCGAGCCCGAGGCCAAACCGCGGCTCGTCCACACCCTGAACGGCAGCGGCCTCGCCTTTCCCCGCATCGTGGCAGCCCTTTTGGAAAACAACCAGCAGGCGGACGGCACCATCGAACTGCCCGAGGTGCTCCACCCGTACACTGGCTTCGCCCAAATTGCGTAG
- a CDS encoding ATP-binding protein produces the protein MQGTPDTDSEAERDRLRALRRFEIMDTAPEPEFDRIAELAASLADASVALVLFVDAHRQWHKAAVGTECSEIARERSLGALTIETEGPTVIEDVEETEWGRKTPLVEGASQAHFYAGVPLVTPDGYRIGAVAVLGRTHRVVDTDTLGQLQHLADIASEALVERQYALGGTEEVSQTVLDHLPGIFYVLGPKGRLKRWNARFERISGYEPGELAGLKATRLFEGQDRERVAEAITTVFEEGAATVEADFVSKAGDSVPILFSGVRTYVQGTPHLAGMGIDVSEQHRQARELRKAKEEAEEASRIKSAMLQNLSHEIRTPLTSIIGFSRVLEEKLSGEEARIAGLVHDGGKRLKGTIDSVLQLSKLETGTEELSREHIDLTEVVTEVADLLRPQAEENQQEFVTAMPTAPIEGHWNRGALRRITENLLENALKFTPEGGRVTLRVRGTEAAAILEVEDTGIGISEEALPGIFEAFKQESEGLDREYEGSGLGLSNVRKLTDLLGGTVEVESEKGSGTRFTVRLPIDDSR, from the coding sequence ATGCAGGGTACACCCGATACCGACTCCGAGGCCGAGCGCGATCGACTGCGGGCCCTCCGCCGGTTTGAGATCATGGATACAGCCCCGGAACCAGAATTTGACCGGATTGCGGAGCTGGCGGCGTCGCTGGCGGATGCGTCGGTGGCGCTGGTGCTCTTCGTCGATGCGCATCGGCAGTGGCACAAGGCCGCCGTGGGGACCGAGTGCTCGGAAATTGCACGAGAACGGTCCCTCGGAGCTTTGACAATCGAAACCGAAGGACCGACGGTCATTGAGGATGTGGAGGAGACGGAGTGGGGACGGAAGACTCCGCTCGTGGAGGGCGCGTCGCAGGCGCATTTCTATGCCGGCGTACCCCTGGTGACGCCCGACGGGTACCGGATCGGGGCCGTTGCTGTATTGGGGCGTACGCATCGCGTGGTTGACACCGACACTCTTGGGCAACTTCAACACCTGGCCGACATTGCGTCGGAGGCCCTCGTGGAACGCCAGTATGCCCTCGGGGGGACGGAGGAGGTGAGTCAGACCGTTCTTGATCATCTGCCCGGCATTTTCTACGTGCTGGGCCCAAAGGGACGTTTGAAGCGATGGAACGCCCGATTCGAGCGCATCTCGGGGTACGAGCCCGGCGAACTGGCTGGCCTGAAGGCGACTCGTTTGTTTGAAGGGCAGGATCGCGAGCGGGTGGCGGAGGCCATCACTACGGTATTCGAAGAGGGGGCGGCGACTGTTGAGGCAGACTTCGTGTCGAAGGCGGGCGACTCCGTTCCCATCTTGTTTTCCGGTGTCCGAACCTACGTACAGGGCACCCCTCATCTCGCTGGTATGGGCATTGACGTGTCCGAGCAGCACCGCCAGGCCCGGGAGCTGCGCAAGGCGAAAGAAGAGGCCGAGGAAGCCAGTCGCATCAAGTCCGCCATGCTTCAGAATTTGAGCCACGAGATCCGCACGCCCCTCACCTCAATCATCGGCTTCTCGCGGGTGCTGGAGGAGAAGCTCTCGGGGGAGGAGGCGCGCATTGCCGGTCTGGTGCACGACGGCGGGAAACGGCTAAAGGGAACCATCGACTCCGTGCTTCAACTCTCAAAGCTGGAGACCGGTACGGAGGAGCTGTCTCGAGAGCATATCGATCTTACGGAGGTCGTCACGGAGGTGGCCGACCTTCTGCGTCCCCAGGCCGAAGAGAATCAACAGGAGTTCGTGACGGCTATGCCGACAGCACCGATAGAAGGGCACTGGAACAGAGGGGCCCTTCGTCGAATCACTGAGAACCTGTTGGAGAATGCCCTGAAGTTTACACCCGAGGGCGGACGCGTGACCCTACGAGTTCGAGGGACAGAGGCGGCGGCGATTCTGGAAGTAGAAGATACGGGGATTGGGATCAGCGAGGAGGCACTTCCCGGTATCTTTGAGGCGTTCAAGCAGGAGTCTGAAGGATTGGATCGGGAATACGAAGGGAGCGGGCTGGGCCTGTCGAACGTTCGCAAGCTTACCGACCTGCTGGGGGGGACCGTGGAGGTCGAAAGCGAAAAGGGAAGCGGGACCCGTTTCACTGTACGGTTGCCGATAGACGATTCCCGCTGA
- the aroQ gene encoding type II 3-dehydroquinate dehydratase, producing MTASLLVLNGPNLNLLGTRDPEAYGTASLDAIETELDASFSSVEFDFRQHNGEGALIDSLHDAHEQNRDGIVLNPGGYTHTSVALRDAVDAIAPPTVEVHLSNVHAREDFRRTSRIAPVCVGQVSGFGAAGYHMAVRYFLQWT from the coding sequence ATGACTGCCTCGCTTTTAGTTCTGAATGGCCCCAATCTCAATCTTCTGGGCACCCGTGATCCCGAGGCCTACGGCACGGCGTCGCTTGATGCCATCGAGACGGAACTCGACGCGTCGTTTTCGTCGGTAGAATTCGACTTTCGGCAGCACAACGGTGAAGGAGCACTGATCGACTCGCTTCACGATGCCCATGAGCAAAACCGCGACGGCATCGTGTTGAATCCGGGCGGGTACACGCACACGTCCGTTGCCCTGCGCGACGCCGTTGACGCTATTGCTCCTCCTACGGTGGAAGTGCATCTCTCCAACGTGCATGCACGGGAGGATTTTCGCCGCACCTCGCGCATTGCGCCGGTCTGTGTGGGACAGGTGAGTGGCTTCGGGGCGGCGGGGTATCACATGGCCGTACGGTATTTTTTGCAGTGGACGTGA
- a CDS encoding SDR family oxidoreductase, whose amino-acid sequence MRNRPALFTIPIDSPPMPDLPFDDLPFQQQRPLSRRVLVTGANGLLGQTLTQHLHASSDYDVLATARDEAPRFDGDDIDYRPMDVTAPDAVTSVFEDFDPEVVVNCAAMSDVGACDENRNDAWATNARAVKRLAKHCKTARARLVQVSTDFVFNGKRGPYDENGRPDPVNYYGRTKLAGENAIRSVGLSDWTIVRTVLLYGTAQQLSRSNVVLWMIEELSKGNTIHVVNDQWRTPTYVPDLADGIERVIDRDKDGIFHLSGREMVTIHELAETVADVFGFSPEPIDPVPSEYFDDPVDRPAKTGFIILKAETELNYDPHSLDEGLRALGRDLGVVHDS is encoded by the coding sequence ATGCGCAACAGGCCTGCCCTCTTCACGATCCCTATCGACTCGCCTCCAATGCCGGACCTTCCGTTCGACGACCTTCCCTTCCAGCAGCAGCGTCCCCTCTCCCGCCGAGTGCTGGTAACCGGTGCCAACGGCCTCCTCGGGCAAACGCTCACGCAGCACCTGCACGCGTCGTCCGACTACGACGTGCTCGCCACGGCGCGCGACGAGGCGCCTCGGTTCGACGGAGACGACATCGACTACAGGCCCATGGATGTGACGGCGCCCGATGCGGTCACGTCGGTCTTCGAGGACTTCGATCCCGAGGTGGTCGTGAACTGCGCGGCGATGTCTGATGTCGGGGCCTGCGACGAGAACCGAAACGATGCCTGGGCCACCAACGCCCGTGCCGTGAAGCGCCTCGCGAAGCACTGCAAAACGGCCCGCGCCCGCCTCGTTCAAGTGTCTACGGACTTCGTATTCAACGGAAAACGTGGGCCCTACGACGAAAACGGCCGTCCCGATCCCGTCAACTACTATGGTCGCACAAAGCTCGCGGGCGAGAATGCAATCCGGTCGGTCGGCCTTTCAGACTGGACGATCGTGCGCACCGTGCTGCTCTACGGCACCGCCCAACAGCTGTCTCGCTCAAATGTGGTCCTCTGGATGATCGAGGAGCTGTCGAAGGGCAACACCATCCACGTGGTGAACGATCAGTGGCGCACGCCCACCTACGTGCCGGACCTAGCCGACGGCATCGAACGTGTGATCGACCGCGACAAGGACGGAATCTTCCACCTCTCCGGGCGGGAGATGGTGACGATCCACGAGTTGGCGGAGACGGTAGCCGATGTGTTCGGCTTCTCCCCTGAGCCCATCGACCCAGTGCCGAGCGAATACTTTGACGACCCGGTGGATCGCCCGGCCAAAACGGGCTTTATCATTCTCAAGGCGGAGACGGAATTGAACTACGACCCGCATTCCCTGGACGAGGGACTGCGCGCCCTGGGCCGCGACCTCGGTGTCGTCCACGATTCGTGA